From the Pseudomonas putida genome, one window contains:
- a CDS encoding TolC family protein, with protein MLRYNRNVLSKTYVSPWKIAALCAVISGLLAPSAFAQSISLPQALSTAMDANPDLAAARQEIGIADGARKQAGLIPNPEISYEMEDTRRNTSTTTVTLSQTLELGGKRGARVDVATYGQSVAQLELDRRVNGLRADVVQSFYAALRAQTGLDLAKQSLELTERGLRIVDGRVRAGKSSPVEATRAQVQLAEARLQVRRAETEKATAYQQLAQVTGSSVTVFDRLESPTLSPGLPPRTDELLAKLDQTPEMRQAVVQIDKSDASLGAEKAQRIPNLTVSVGSQYDRSVRERVNVVGLSMPLPLFDRNQGNILSASRRADQARDLRNAVELRLRTETQTALNQWSTAMQEVESYDKTILPSAQQAVDTATRGFEMGKFGFIEVLDAQRTLIVARGQYLDSLAAATNARAQVERVYGEVGSTAGAR; from the coding sequence GTGCTCCGGTATAACCGCAATGTCTTATCCAAGACCTACGTCTCACCGTGGAAAATCGCCGCTCTCTGTGCGGTGATTTCCGGGCTGCTGGCACCCTCTGCATTTGCCCAAAGCATCAGCTTGCCCCAAGCGCTGTCGACGGCAATGGATGCCAACCCAGACCTCGCGGCGGCACGTCAGGAAATCGGCATCGCGGACGGTGCACGCAAGCAAGCCGGTCTGATCCCCAACCCCGAAATCTCTTATGAGATGGAGGACACGCGGCGTAACACCAGCACAACGACCGTTACGCTGAGTCAGACCTTGGAGCTTGGTGGTAAGCGGGGAGCCCGCGTAGATGTCGCCACATACGGCCAGAGTGTTGCACAGCTGGAGCTGGACCGACGCGTGAATGGTCTGCGTGCAGACGTAGTGCAGTCGTTTTACGCCGCATTGCGAGCCCAAACCGGTCTCGACTTGGCTAAACAATCCCTTGAACTTACTGAGCGCGGCCTTCGCATTGTCGATGGTCGTGTTCGCGCAGGTAAATCTTCACCTGTGGAGGCTACCCGCGCCCAGGTTCAACTGGCTGAAGCCCGGTTGCAGGTCCGTCGCGCCGAAACGGAAAAAGCGACCGCCTACCAGCAACTCGCCCAGGTCACGGGGAGTTCTGTGACCGTATTCGATCGCCTTGAATCACCAACCCTGTCTCCTGGCTTGCCGCCGCGCACTGACGAGTTGCTGGCAAAGCTCGATCAGACTCCGGAAATGCGCCAGGCAGTGGTACAGATTGATAAGAGCGATGCCTCGCTTGGCGCAGAAAAAGCTCAGCGCATTCCAAACCTCACGGTAAGCGTGGGTAGCCAATACGACCGCTCGGTGCGCGAGCGAGTCAATGTCGTTGGTCTGTCCATGCCTTTGCCGCTGTTTGATCGTAACCAAGGCAACATTCTTTCCGCTTCTCGACGTGCCGATCAGGCCCGCGACCTGCGTAACGCTGTCGAGTTGAGACTGCGCACCGAAACCCAAACCGCGTTGAACCAGTGGTCCACCGCCATGCAAGAAGTCGAATCCTACGACAAGACCATTCTGCCCTCAGCCCAGCAGGCCGTGGACACCGCAACCCGCGGATTCGAAATGGGGAAATTCGGCTTTATCGAAGTGCTGGACGCCCAACGCACCTTGATCGTTGCCCGTGGCCAGTACCTCGACTCGCTGGCAGCAGCGACCAATGCGCGTGCGCAAGTGGAAAGGGTTTATGGCGAAGTCGGTTCGACTGCCGGCGCACGTTGA